In Macadamia integrifolia cultivar HAES 741 unplaced genomic scaffold, SCU_Mint_v3 scaffold_206A, whole genome shotgun sequence, a single genomic region encodes these proteins:
- the LOC122071310 gene encoding high mobility group B protein 3-like, with the protein MKGAKPKAETRKADNKLSVKRKPAGGDRAGKKPAKKEKAVKDPNKPKRPASAFFVFMEEFRKQYKEKHPNNKSVSVVGKAGGDKWKSLSDAEKAPYVAKAEKRKTEYNKSMQAYNKKQAEGANAADDEEESFEKSKSEVSDDDDEDDSGEEEEDSRR; encoded by the exons ATGAAAGGAGCAAAACCGAAGGCCGAGACTAGAAAAGCTGACAACAA gcTCTCTGTGAAGAGAAAACCTGCCGGAGGTGATAGAGCCGGCAAAAAGCCAGCGAAGAAAGAGAAGGCAGTAAAGGACCCTAACAAACCGAAAAGGCCTGCAAGTGCCTTTTTCGTATTCAT GGAGGAGTTTAGGAAGCAGTACAAGGAGAAACACCCAAACAACAAATCCGTTTCCGTT GTGGGCAAAGCTGGAGGTGATAAATGGAAGTCGTTGTCAGATGCT GAAAAGGCCCCTTATGTAGCGAAAGCCGAGAAAAGGAAGACTGAATACAACAAGAGCATGCAGGCTTATAATAAAAAACAG GCTGAAGGAGCTAACGCAGCGGATGATGAAGAGGAGTCATTTGAAAAATCTAAATCTGAAGTTAGTGACGACGATGACGAAGATGATAGTGGAGAG GAAGAAGAGGATAGTAGGAGGTAG